From the genome of Setaria viridis chromosome 1, Setaria_viridis_v4.0, whole genome shotgun sequence:
ttgatgaatccggccgctaaaagcttctggagctcctcgccgatggccttgcgcctctcctcgtcgaagcggcgcagaccttgctttactggcttggagccagccttgatgttcaaggagtgctcggcgacttctctcagAATGCCGGGCATATCcaagggcttccacgcgaaaacGTCGTTGTTCACGTGGAGGAAGTCGacaagcgcgctttcctatttgggagatagggtagcgccaaTCCGCACGGTCCGGCCGTCgaagctgctggggtcgaggaggacctccttgacaccttcggtggcttcgaaggaggtggccgactgcttggagtcgggctggtcctcagtgccctccgcgagctggaccgccaacTCTTCTGTGAAGGTAATGGCTGcagcgtactcgcagcattctatgtcgcactcgtacgccttctggaaagacgtgctgacggtgatgaccccgttgggccccgacagcttgagcatgaggtaggtgtagttggggatggccatgaacttggcgtagcatggccgccccaagatggcgtggtaggttccacggaatcCTACGACCTCAAAGGttaggacctccttcctgtagttggaaggggtcctgaaagtgacgggcaagtcgatctgcccgagaggcattgcctgtttccctggcacgacgccgtggaatggcgccttgctggggcggaggtGGGAGTGGtcaatccccatggcgtcgagggtctcggcgtagaggatgttgaggccgctgcctccatccatgagcaccttggtgaggcgcgtcgtgccgatgatagggtcgacgacgagagggtagcgccccggatgccggacgcgtcccggatggtcagaccggtcgaaggtgatggcggaccccgaccagtcgaggaaggccggtgtcGCAGGCTTGGCCGCGTAGAGttcgcggcgctccagcttctaacggcgcttggagtcgtacgccgccgggccgccgaagatcatgaagcagccgtccaccttggggaagccctcctcttccttctcctcgtcgtccttcttctcctcgtcaggcttctgtctctggtcgcctttcaccgggttgcctacgaagtacctcttcatgaggttgcagtccttgtaggcgtgcttcacggggaactcatggttcgggcacggtccctcgagcggcttgtcgaagaagccgggcgTGCCCTCTAGGGGCAGTtgtcctcgcttgcgctcaacagcagccacgaggggagcctcgcgccgcggcttgcttttcttcttcttctgctggcggttggaggtgccctcgtcagcatcctcctcccgctttgccttgcccttggagtggtcgaagattgctccaacggcctcttcacctgaggcgtagctggtggcgatattgaggagctcctccgtggtccgcgggcctcggcgccctagctcgtggacgaggggccggcaggaggttcctgctagGAAGGCCCCTATGACATCGGCGTCcgtgacgttggagagctcggtgcactTCCTGGAGAAGCATCGGATGTAGTCCCAGAGGGACTCGTCTgatccctggcggcagctccgga
Proteins encoded in this window:
- the LOC140221392 gene encoding uncharacterized protein, with the translated sequence MDGGSGLNILYAETLDAMGIDHSHLRPSKAPFHGVVPGKQAMPLGQIDLPVTFRTPSNYRKEVLTFEVVGFRGTYHAILGRPCYAKFMAIPNYTYLMLKLSGPNGVITVSTSFQKAYECDIECCEYAAAITFTEELAVQLAEGTEDQPDSKQSATSFEATEGVKEVLLDPSSFDGRTVRIGATLSPK